TgaaacagaaaagaacagaacagccgATCCGAGAATGGCAGAACAACAATCGTATCCATTAGAGCGGCTAGGCAGCGGCTGACTCCTCCAAGATTCCAATTCCAGCTGTAAATCAATTCGAGTTTTCAAAGTGTGTCGCTCTGCGGGTTTCTCTTATCTGTGCAGACGTCAATTCCACTCCCTCGTCCGATAAGTGCGATAAGGCCTCTCATATCTGAGTGATCAGCCATGCGGCCACGCCCTGTTGAGCGGCGCAGTcgctgtcgcagtcgcagtcactgccagagccacagccacagccacagccacagccgcatcGGATctaatttgttttgttgtcaCAGTGTTATCAGAGATACGAGATACGGCAAGGGGCCCTACCGCTCCGGGCTTATCAGCTGAGAGGATATGTCTAATTTTAGCCATTAACGTTGATATCGCTCTGGTGACACCCTCCAAGCTTTCCTTTCGGGAATTGCAGAATGTCCCATAGCAGAGACTGCAACTAGTGTCTgcctgtctctctttctctctttctctattcTTTACTTTGGGCCATTCTCTGTTTTTGGCACACAgctcgcattcgcattcgcattcgcattcacattcgcattCACATTTCGCATCTTTTGACTAATTAATTCCCCTCTCAGCAGAGAACGGGAGCGGCGTCCGGGCTTTGGGGCCCCGCGAAGTTCTCATcgcgttgtcgttgtcgtcgtcgttgttgtcgcTTCGTTGTCGTTTCGTTGTGAAAGTCGTCGCCTAAATCATTTTAGTCTTTAATTGTTTGGGGTTTTTTCTTCTATATTTTCGGCAGAgacgttgctgttgctgttgccgttgccgttgcttcTGCTTTCTGTATGGCCGAATGGACGGGACGCACTCTCCTTCTAAATCGCTTTGCGCTTTTCTAATTGATTTTTCTCACAagatgccacacacacaagtcGGGTCCGGTCCGGTGCGGTCCGGTCATTGAACGCATTATGGAGCGGGTCTCCCATCTGTGTCTCTATTTCTATGTCTATTTTTACTTGTAGTATGAATGCCCCTATTCCTGCCTCCAGACCTGGCCTGAGTCTCTCTCTTGTGGCCACAGTTATGGGGCACatctctttgtttgttttcactTTGTCTACCCAcagccccgccccgccccgtcccgtcccgccCCTCCTCGCAATCAGCCGCAGAGATTCAAAAAAGTTAGTTGACAAATCTTTGACCCGCTTTCtgattgaaaattaaaaactgtCACGCGCAGATTGCtttcgatcgatcgatcgatcgatcgattgAGAGCCTACAGCCAACACACAGTCACAGATACATCTGATCATAGAATCTCATACATGCAATAGATACAATAGTTCATTTAGGCATGTACTTTGCGGTGCACTAATCCGGGAAAGAGTTAAGCAAGTGGCGTGCtttagtttcagtttctgGCACGGAACCCAATCAAAACGAATCGAAAGCGAAAGTACTCCGATGTCCGTCATGAGTACTCGTACGTACTTGCCACTGGCTGAGTGCGAAGGCGGCAGGCGGGCATATAAATTATtcagatatacatacacacacacacacatacacatacaagCACTCTTTATTGCTGGCACCCAGTGGCACGATAGTGGACTTGGAATGCATGAAgcaaagccaagccaaagccaagccaaagccaaagccagccaAAGTGAAGCAAagcgttggcgttggctgAGCCaccatccgatccgatccgatccgttccaatccgatccaatccgatcTCTCAACGATCTCTCAATGATTCATGCACTTCAATAATCACTCACATACGCTTACGCCTTTTCCTTATACGTAGATGCCACTGGCAACGTCGCTGGACAAGGACGCCATTCGCGAGGCCTACGAGGACGTACGCTCTGATCTCACAGACACCGAGTGGGCGGTCTTCAAATTCGATGGGCCACAGATCATTGTCCATGGACGGGGCCAATGCTTCGAGGAGTTTCGCCAACAGTTCGGCGACTCGGAGCGCGCCTTCGGGTACATACGCATACAGATGGGCGACGAGATGTCCAAGCGCAAAAAGTTCATATTCCTCACGTGGATTGGCCAGGAGGTGGGCGTCATTCAGCGGGCCAAAATGTCCACGGACAAGGCCATCATCAAGGATGTGCTCAATGTGAGTGTACTTTCCATGCTAAAATACGGTACCCAGAGATGCTAATCCGAATCCTAATGCTTTCTATTGCAGAACTTTGCTGTGGAACTGCAGGCGGGCGTGGAGCCAGAGCTGGATATTGGCCTCTTTCGCGAGGCCCTGAACCGCGCCGGTGGTGCCAACTATGGAACGG
The sequence above is a segment of the Drosophila pseudoobscura strain MV-25-SWS-2005 chromosome X, UCI_Dpse_MV25, whole genome shotgun sequence genome. Coding sequences within it:
- the LOC4814359 gene encoding coactosin-like protein, producing MSDGLEVEQIVESKPRRMPLATSLDKDAIREAYEDVRSDLTDTEWAVFKFDGPQIIVHGRGQCFEEFRQQFGDSERAFGYIRIQMGDEMSKRKKFIFLTWIGQEVGVIQRAKMSTDKAIIKDVLNNFAVELQAGVEPELDIGLFREALNRAGGANYGTGIRDN